The Malus domestica chromosome 06, GDT2T_hap1 genome has a segment encoding these proteins:
- the LOC103437891 gene encoding replication protein A 70 kDa DNA-binding subunit B-like: MAKLGPTPDAISIILANKSPDESVELPEIVVQVCDLTPRGKSFMFTATDGTAKLKGMLSSRLAPQVTSGEIQNLGLIRVLGYSVNFNSNLSENYLLVTKCEVVSPALEAEVKNEVKREDVGIILNPKQEMVSESAAQIVHEQAGKVKKEDVGVILKPKQEMVSKSAAQIVHEQAGNMAPSARMAMTRRVHPLVSLNPYQGNWTIKVRVTNKGTMRTYKNARGEGCVFNVELTDQDGTQIQATMFNEAAKKFFEKFELGKVYYISKGSLRVANKQFKTVQNDYEMTLNENSEVEEASNEAAFVPEVKFNFVPIDMLGPFVNGKELVDVIGVVQNVSPTMSIRRKSNNESIPKRDITIADETKKTVVVSLWGELATGVGQELLDIADQSPVVAIKSLKVGDFQGVSLSTLSRSTILVNPELPEAQKLRSWYDSEGKESSLASIGSGMSPSAKNGGRSMYSDRVTLSHISEDPSLGEDKPVFFSVKAFISSIRPDQTMWYRACKTCNKKVTEAIGSGYWCEGCQKNDEECSLRYILVVRVTDVSGETYLSLFNDEAERVLGCSADELDKLKSQDGDGNEFQQKLKEATWVPHLFRVSVTLNEYNNEKRKRITARAVAPVDFAAESRFLLEDISKMKAS; this comes from the exons atggcgAAGTTAGGGCCAACCCCAGATGCGATTTCGATCATCTTGGCGAACAAGTCGCCGGATGAGTCCGTTGAGCTGCCGGAGATCGTGGTTCAGGTCTGCGATCTCACCCCCAGGGGCAAGTCTTTCAT GTTTACTGCTACTGATGGAACTGCGAAGCTAAAGGGGATGCTCTCCTCGCGGCTGGCTCCCCAGGTCACCTCTGGGGAGATTCAGAATCTGGGTCTCATTCGCGTTTTGGGTTACTCTGTTAATTTCAATTCGAACTTGTCCGAAAA CTATCTGCTTGTAACAAAATGTGAGGTGGTTTCGCCTGCGCTTgaggcggaggtgaaaaatgaGGTCAAAAGGGAAGATGTTGGGATCATATTGAATCCCAAGCAAGAAATGGTTTCAGAATCTGCTGCCCAAATTGTGCATGAGCAGGCTGGGAAGGTCAAAAAGGAAGATGTTGGGGTTATATTGAAGCCCAAGCAAGAAATGGTTTCAAAATCTGCTGCCCAAATTGTGCATGAGCAGGCTGGGAA TATGGCCCCATCTGCGAGAATGGCTATGACACGAAGGGTTCACCCGCTTGTTTCCTTGAACCCTTACCAAGGAAATTGGACCATAAAGGTTCGAGTTACAAACAAGGGTACCATGCGTACATACAAGAATGCTAGAGGTGAAGGTTGCGTCTTCAATGTGGAGTTAACAGATCAAGAT GGCACCCAAATTCAAGCAACAATGTTCAATGAAGCTGCAAAGAAGTTCTTTGAGAAGTTTGAGTTAGGGAAGGTTTATTACATTTCAAAGGGATCTCTGAGGGTTGCTAACAAGCAGTTTAAGACGGTGCAAAATGATTATGAAATGACTTTGAATGAGAATTCTGAGGTGGAAGAAGCTAGCAATGAAGCAGCTTTTGTTCCTGAAGTAAAATTCAATTTTGTGCCCATTGATATGTTGGGTCCTTTTGTTAATGGAAAGGAGCTTGTGG ATGTTATTGGGGTTGTTCAAAATGTGTCTCCTACAATGAGCATTAGAAGGAAGAGCAACAATGAGAGTATTCCAAAGCGTGATATCACCATTGCTGATGAAAC GAAGAAGACAGTTGTGGTTTCTTTATGGGGTGAGCTCGCAACTGGTGTAGGCCAGGAATTGCTTGACATTGCTGATCAATCTCCCGTAGTTGCTATCAAGTCCCTCAAAGTTGGAGACTTCCAAG GTGTATCGTTGTCAACATTGAGCAGGAGCACAATATTGGTTAATCCAGAGTTACCTGAAGCACAGAAGTTGAGGTCTTG GTATGATTCTGAAGGTAAAGAATCTTCTTTGGCCTCTATTGGCTCTGGTATGAGCCCTTCAGCCAAGAATGGAGGAAGGTCCATGTACTCTGACAGAGTCACCCTGTCTCATATATCTGAAGACCCGTCCTTGGGTGAGGATAAG CCTGTGTTTTTCAGTGTTAAAGCGTTCATAAGTTCGATCAGGCCTGATCAGACAATGTGGTACCGTGCTTGCAAAACTTGTAACAAGAAAGTGACTGAAGCTATTGGGTCTGGTTATTGGTGTGAAGGGTGCCAGAAAAACGATGAAGAATGCAGTTTACG GTACATATTGGTTGTGAGAGTTACTGATGTAAGTGGGGAAACGTATCTTTCTCTTTTCAATGACGAAGCTGAGAGGGTCCTCGGGTGCTCTGCAGATGAACTGGACAAATTGAAATCACAG GACGGAGACGGGAATGAATTCCAACAAAAACTGAAAGAAGCAACTTGGGTTCCTCATCTTTTTAGGGTCAGTGTTACTCTGAATGAGTACAATAACGAGAAGCGGAAGAGGATAACTGCCAGGGCAGTTGCTCCAGTTGATTTTGCTGCTGAATCGAGGTTTTTGCTTGAAGACATATCGAAGATGAAGGCGTCATAA